In the genome of Ictalurus punctatus breed USDA103 chromosome 3, Coco_2.0, whole genome shotgun sequence, the window CTTTTCTCGCCTTTGATTTGAAAACGGATATGGAGTGACGGGATGATACACAGATTCCAACATAATCTTTACCAGCATGTCAGTTCAGACGGGATATATATTACTTAGTTATTTCTACTGGTCTTTTTGCAGAACATAAACTCCTGCGTTCTCATTTAAGTGTCCCAGCATTCTGATTTAACACCTTCAATTATGAATTTACTTAATGTTTTGGAGTAGATAGTAGCTAATCAAAGTACATGGCTATGTAGTTTTTTATGTTTACCTGCTCTAATAGCAACCTCTTAGTATAATGTGAGCTTTTTTTAAGATGGATATTAGATAGGTAGCTGTATATGTTTGTCTAACTAACGCCTTGTTGTAACGCTagcttttctgtttattaataattacaagctttaaaaattaatttcatgAAATTAGCAACAAGTGACATGGGTCATTTCAAtttcaatataatatatatactctgtgtgtgtgtgtgtgtgtgtgtgtgtggtgtgtgtacacacacacatatatatatatatatatatatatatatatatatatatatatatatatatatatatatatatatatatataaatattgtgtgtgttgtatgtttgttgcacgtgtgtgtacctgtacacgTGTACTTGTTAAGGGACTCCCAAGCTTGCAcacctgtttttgtgtatggttgtgtgtgtgtgtgtttaggcttTTCTCTGACTATTTAATTAAATAGCCATTTGCCTTAATGAGCTCATTTCACAGTCTGATGAGCcagacctcacacacacacacacacacacacacacacacacacacacacacacacacacacacatccttctACAAACACATCAGTGTTGCTGTAATTCTTCCGAGGATCATcatgcaatgtgtgtgtgtgtgtgtgtgtgttgtcgcATACGAGTTTAAAGGTGTCGTATCAAAGGTTACTCAGGGTCAAAGTTGATCTTTAGTGTACTGAGTATAACACCACAGTAACGCCaatatagtgtacagtgtaaaaagaaacactgtgttgatttaaaatgataaagtctaataaataattttatacaaCCTTTGGTCCACTAATGTGATTGGACAAGAGTGTGGCGTTCCAAGAGTGCCgatattttctataacagcactggGATATTTCACCGTTTGTGTCACTCCGCTTGTCTGTGTTCACTAcataaaattccaattctagcGATAGTTTATTACATTGAAACCATTACTACACATACTGTCAGTCCATCTACTGTCAGTCAATCTGTgcgttaccatggcaacacacACCGTTCTATACAGCGGCTGCTTCTTTCGGACCCGTTTTAGTTGATGgagcaaaaagaaaaactatttgGCTATATTGTGTCTGAATGTTACTCGATATTAGTTctttgtttatagaactgttgtaatAAAGCAACATCACACTCGCTGTCGTGGTGTTGTACTGAATCTAAACACACAGCCGAGCTGACATTCAGTACAACTGCACTGTTTTGCTCATGTGATATCGCTTAAATATAAGGCAGATCACAGGATTAGATTAATGCACACGTTAGAATAGGTTATTGttttatagtaacagctattttacagggacttgtatcttggacacttccatccatccatccatccatccaattcatccatccatccatccatccatgtatccATCGATTCCATgcagttcatccatccatccatccattccatccatcccatccattccatcgatctatccatccattccatccagttcatccatccatccatccattccatccatccatccattccagccatccatccatccatccatccatgcatccatcgaTTCCATccagttcatccatccatccatccattccatgcatccatccatccatccattccatcCAATTTATCAATCCATctaatttatccatccatccaattcatccaatttatccatccatccatccatccaatttatccatccatccaattcatccaatttatccatccatccaattcatccaattcatccatccatccattccatccaattcatccatccatcgatccattccatccatccatccgttccatccaatttatccatccatacatccaatttatccatccatccatccatccatccaattcatccatccattccatccatccaattcaTCCATAGATCCATCCAATTCATACATCCATGCAtccaattcatccatccatccatccacccaattCATCCATTCATTGAGCCAtccagtccatccatccagccatctatcgatccattcatccattccaTCCAATTCATCCCTCCATCAATCCATCAGTCCAttccatccatcgatccatctaattcatccatccatccatcgagcCAATCCATCAATCCAGTCCACCCAATCCATCAGtcggtccatccatccatccaatccatCCATAAATATATACCATCAATTCATTACTCTATCTAATCATCTATCTGTATACCTatccatctattcattcatctatttattccatctctccatccctccgtCTACTCTATCCATCTACTCCATTCATCCTTCTCATTCATGTCATCATCCATCCACTCTATCATCCatcaattcattcatccatctaatcatccatccacatatccatccatctgctcCATGCATCTGCTCCATCCATACATCTCATCTATATCTTCCGTCCACCCATCTATCTATTCCATTCCTCCCTCCATCCCATCAATTCAACATTACAtctactccatccatccactgcATCTGTCATCCATATACCCACCCACCCATTTTAACACTGATTCCACAGTTGCAGTAATAAGTAGATGATTGGGTGCTGCTTTTCTGCTTTTTGGTGTGAATTCATTTTCgtagacattaaataaaaaatacattaaatccCTGTTCTTAATGTTTTCAAAAAAGTCACATGCCAtaatttatcacacacacacacacacacacacacacacacacacacacacacacacacacacacacagagtgtcaTAATGTCATACTGACTGTCCTGCTTCATCATCAGCTGttcccttttatttattacattcagTAAGGAGCAGCACATGTGGCACTTCATTTAAACAAGATCCCTCCTTTTCTTTAATcacgctctgtgtgtgtgtgtgtgtgtgtgtgtgtgtgtgtgtgtgtgtttgaacttGAGGATGAAGAGTCACTTGGTTCACATCATAGAATTCTTCTGCTcttttgtgtgtctgtacttttctttcccttttttgtgCCAACGCACTGAAGTGCAGAGTCGCGtactgcgagagagagagagagagagagagagagagagagagagagagagcgaaaagAGGAGGAGTaagacataaaaacaaaagagatgggaaggaggaggaggagcagaaggaggagagagacagtTACGGAGAAAAAAGTGGCGAGGGAAAAAGGGAGCGAGAACAGAgcgagggatggagggatggatggaggttgGTTATTGGTTGAAGTGTCCACTGCACCGAGCCCTGGAGGATTTGGTGGGGGGACGGATCAGGATCAGGAGGTTGCTATAACAACAGCACCTTGGTggttctctcactcactctctctctctcactcactctctctctctcactctctctctctctcttcctccaggCACATGAAAGCCTTACGTCGGtctcaagctctctctctctcttcattccctcccTCCTATTatttccctccatctctctgctaacatgctctctctctctctctctctctctctctctctctctctctctctctcccttactGTGTGTTCTTCCACATGGGAGCAGTGCAAAGAGCACGAGTGTTTGTGTGAGCTACTGAAAGCCCTAATAGGCAgtgacacagaaaaacaaactccaggctctacacacacacacacacacacacacacacacacacacactgctcgcCCCTCCCACCATACAGTTTCCGTGTACATTATTTAACACAGAGGATGTGTAATAGTATAGCGTGCTTACCCATAATATACTGCAGCAATCACAGTGCAACAGCGTTCCAGTCACACAGCGTTTCTATAGCTGTCTGTCCACAATCACTTCCTCCATACTCtctgcgtgcgcgtgtgtgtgtgtgtgtgtgtgtgtacggatgCCTGTGCGACGGTTGCTGGCAACACACGTTTGTAATTAAGCTTCGCTCAGCATtccgttttttctttttctttcaggaaGGCAATGTTTAAGGTGGTAAACATCTCGTACGCACACGGCGAAGCTGCACAAGTCATCATATTTCCATCCTCACTGCCATTTTTGCCATTCTCAATTAATTAAATACGAGCTAATGTAAGCTAATTGGCTTAATTAAATATTAGCTAATGTTAGATAGCCGCTTTTATCGACTCCTATATTTATTGTTATCACATCACAAAGTCCCAATTCAGATATTTGAACTGTCTTTggttgtaaaaatgtatttttatgttcGTCTAATTGCGAATGTGACTAAGGAGATCAGTTCCTTTGATTAAACGATTTATGAGTCAACGTCCAATCTAACCTCTGTTTttcatattaaaacattttaatagtcAAAACAATCCACTACGACTCACGGGGGTGAAATTTGAGAAATGGAAGACAAACTGAAATAGGaattcatctaaaaaaaaaaaattaaaaaaaaacacaattctcACAGATTAACAGAAAAAATTATGAATTGTAACTAgaccagcaaaaagaaaaaggatttTATTTGAGgttattttgaaatgtatatatatatatatattgctggTATAGTTACAATTCATGAATTTTTCTGTTAATCTATgagaattgtgtttttttttttagattttatttgaggttattttaaagtatatatatatatatatatatatatatatatatatatatatatatatatatatatatatatatagtgatttTTCGTCTTTTATAATGAATAACGTTTCAATTTCTGTTAAAtccatttaaatgtattttggaTATTAATCAAAACGAAAAGTAATGCAATTGTATGGATTTCGTAGAGCGTGATGAAATGAATTAATAGTTTTACTGCTTTTTGTGATTTCGTATTTGAACGCTACATGCTAAGGAATAGTAAAatacagtagtaaaataaaccaaaaaggTTCAACTGAGTTTGACGATACTCGTCTtgaatgcctacaaagacagagaagattttttaaaaaattataatttttttaattacgtCAAATCGACGGCATCCGTTCAGTACCATTtcattttgtaattatttttaaaaaatgcatcacCATACCAATAATATCTTAGACAAATGTATTGCATATTCATTTATCGCGATaatcgatatatcgcccagccctagtttGTCCCGTACAatgtgaagaaaatgaaaacacgATCCAAATGCTTTGTCTTAAATTGGCTGCATAAATGTGATTAGTCTGAATATTGAACGCAACAATAGTGCTGTGGATTTTAGCCTTTATCATGCAGCCAAAGCTACGAGTTAAACGACAAGGACAAGTGTGAAAATGGCATCCTAACTAACATGACAAATAAGAGGAGGACAGAACAGCGTGCAttgttcactctctctctttctcgctctcttttctttctgtgtctctccctctcgaGTGGGAGGGTGttgtgactgacacacagccTAATCGTCTTTACAGCATGATAAAGTGGCACGAGCATCGACAGGCGTCGTTCCGTCGGTTGCCGTGGCAACCCCGCCCAGAGGTGTAGCGCTGGAGGAACGCGACCTACCTACATACAATTGCAACACGCACCtgcaccttacacacacacacacacacacaccttcgaATGAGAGCAAGACGCTAAAGAGAGATGAGATTAACCGatggaaaaataagaaaagcaGAAAGATCTGTGCGTTGTTTTATCCCGTTTATCTTGCTTATCTCGTTTACCTGTCCAGATAACGCTTTTCAGTAAACATGAGTCGCCTTTGTTTCCCATCATGATCTCACTCTtcatggagggagagagagagacgggagggGGAGAAGACATGCTGCCTCGGAGGAGAGCTGGAGAGAAGATCCATGAATCTCGTTATTTCAGAATCTCATTTGGCATGTTTCAGCGGAGTGGCGGCGTGGGGCGTCtctctcaaaaacacacacacacacacacacacacacacacacacaggtctgcAGGGATGCGTTGTGGAAGAGGGTGGGTGGCACATCAAGGCTGAATATGAGGCAAATTTGTCACTCATGCTCTCATCGCCGTTCCGTAATTAACCCGCACATATGCATGCTATGCCGTcttactctcacacacactgttacgCACATGGTGTGACACAAAGATGCACCCAGGGACGAACAGACAAGCGCGCATTTCTGCGTACACACGCGCGCACTCGCTTTCACCCCCTGTAATTAACGGGCTGTTAAACGTGTTGACTGTGAGAGTCATTAACACAAACGGAACGAGGGATGAAGAAGAGGTGGCGAGGGACAAGAGACGCTCTTCACCTCCTTTAATACTCTTTTCTCGTCCTCATCCCGCAAGTGCCCGTCACTTTTTAGGCGTCAATATTTGCCATCATTAGCTGTCTGCCACGCTGGCTGTAAACCCAGCAGGTTAGGGACTGTGTGATGAGAAGAATAGCGCAGAAGTGTAGCGCACAGGCATTCCGACTGCACTGATGAGAATTTCTGCAGGTTTGGTTAAGAATATACTTTACGGATTTATTGGTTTGAAAACAAGTCGAGTTCTTTCAGTTCAGCTGCACAGATTGAACAATTGGCCTTGTCTACTGGCTGCCTTTGAACAAAACGATCTGTTAAACAGTGTAAGCCGTCATATTCAGCTCAACTGGTGTTTTTGTTAagctgtgtatttgtgtgtgtgtgtgtgtgtctgacatgCTAGTGATGCTCAGCTTAGACAGAACTTAATGGCTGAGACAAATTAAGCAAAGGAGCGCAAAATGTGATAGGGACTTGCCCATGTGTGAACAATGAACCTTTTAtaagtgacatttcattttGCACACGATATTTCCTTtaactcaatctctctctctctctctttcactttctcactctctgGCTCACTGTTTCTGCTCCGTCTGACTCTCAGGATAATGATTAAGTGCTAACTGGGGTTTATCATCACCTTGTTCTCTTTGAGTGAGTGATTCTCGGTCTGACTAGTCTAAAAAGaggcacgtgtgtgtgtgtgtgtgtgcgtgtgtgtgtgtgtgtaaggaagaGAGCTGTAGTTAGTTTAGATACACAGAATGATGTACTGCCAAAAGAGAAGTTCCATTTAGCAAGAGCTCCCCATAAAGCTCAGAGCGGTTAACTGCTTTGAATGAGAGTGTAATTACCTCTCAAAAGGCCTCACTTTCAACACAAGCATCTGCAGAGATTATAGGATTCATAGCTGCTGGAATAGTGGGAATTGTACACAGTTTATATAAAGCAGACAGTACGGCCTCAGCTGACATGTCAGGGTAAATtagaaattaaatatgaacctttctctctcttctgatTTGCGCCTTTAGTTTTCCTGTAATGATACATGCATTACTAAAAGTTTGCAACCACCTGCTCATAGAAAGGTTTTCTTCATTTCGACTAAGTTCTACTATTTACACTATAAAAGAAACttgttaaacaaatcaaaactatTTTAGATGTTAAGTTCTTAACAGTACTCCTGATACAGCTTTTGACTTTTTGTGGGGCTTTACCCAGGAGGCTTTGCTTAAACTTCCCAAATAGGCAGAGATCTTCACTGCTTTTTAAGAAATtttacgttaaaaaaaaaaacatttactaaaTATATACATTGATGTATACATGGGTATTAACCCCACAATTTagaaacacatttttaaccatttatcaAAATGTGTTTAAGATCATAAAACGTATAGGCCTATACTCCATCTAGTGTGTCTACTTTTGACTGCTAGTGAATATTCTGAGGACATTATGGTTCTGCATCAGACATAATAATGAACAGAAATTAGTCGTAAAATCGAACGAATTTAAGGAAATCTAATCGTTTTTCTCGGTCTTTCTCCCTTTCAGCTTCAGGAGACAGTGAAAAGAAAATTGGACAGTGCTCAATGCAGATCTCCTTTAAACGGTGACCAGAATGGGATCTGTGATGGAAGTTACTCTCCCACCACAAAGAGACTGCATAAGGAGGGTAACAGTGGGCTGGACTCTCTGGGCACTTTGCCCAACAGTGTACCCCCAATCTCTCCACTTCACCAAATGGACATCAAGCCTACATTACCTACAGGCAATAACACAACGTCTAATAATGCAATGGGTAATGGTAATGCCGGGACAAATCATATTACAGGCCGGGCAGAGGACTTGGGTAAGAATGGTGGCATGCCAGACATTAAACTGAACGGATCTTTGGATCTGGATGATGGTTTTAGCCTTCTAAAGGACATGAAACAAGAGCCTCTGGACGACGCAACAGGGATCGAATCTTCGGACACCTCACTGTCCAATCAGAACAAGTTGTTCTCTGACATCAACCTGAATGATCAGGAGTGGCAGGAGCTGATTGACGAGCTGGCGAACACGGTTCCTGAAGACGACATGCATGACCTCTTCAATGAAGATTttgaggagaagaaggaggttGGTGATTTCAGCCGGCCCACAACAGAACAAACGCAGAATCTGCAAGAGCCTGTACCTCCTCCAGTCGCCACAGCGCCCAACAACCCATCACAGACCCAGGGTGGGCAGATGGGCTCTCCGCAAGTTCGCCCAGCTTCTTCTGGACCACCATTTGCCACTGCCGCCAACGGCACACCACCCCAACAACCCTTGCAGCAGTCTCCAGCAGTTGCTATGGCATCAGGGTCTCCTGCTAGCTGCATTGCTCGTTCGCCCCAAACACCCACACAAGCCCAGACACAGACCGCCAGACCTGGGAATGGATTTATGATGAATCCTGGTCCTGGTGTGGGTCCCCCAGGGTCAACACCGGTAGCGCCAGTAGGTCCTGGAgcaggaacaggaagtggacCAGTCCCGGGTCCTGTTCCACCAACCACTGAACTCTCACCGGCTGAACAGCTAAAGCAGATGGCAGCACAACAACAGCAACGTGCCAAGCTCATTCAGCAAAAACAGCAGTCGCAGGCAGCTAGCTGGTCCCCTGCAGGAGCACCAACAAGCCCTTACGGTGGTCCCTTCAACCCTGACAAACCAAATAGCCCCATGATGTACCCACAAGGCTTCAATGCCCCCAACTCGATGGTGCCCAAACCCGGCATGAACAACTACCTCCCACAAAACCATATGAACATGATGAaccagcaacagcagcagcaacaatcTGCCAACATGGCTGCCCAGAATGCCTTGAATAAGCAGCTGTCTTACAACAACACCAAACCATTGAGTCATTTCAGCGGTGTCGACCACATGAGTCAGCGAATGACCCCACCAATGGCCAATCAGGTCAAAAATCCCATGATGCCCTATATGCAGGGGACAGGGGGACAGGGTGGGGGGCCACCCCCTTCTCAAGGTCCCATGCCTGGTCAGACAGCGCATCTGACTGAAGAGCAGAAAAGGATGTTGATGATGAAGCAGAAGGTGCTTGGTCAGGGTTTGCCATACAGTACGATGCAGCAACATGCACAGGTAAGATGCTTGGTTATGTTCTGTCTGGGTTATGCTCTGCTATCGTGGACTAGCTAATGCTAAGGTCTTGTTTTAGCTTAAGTGTGTCTAATTTTAAAAGTGAAGCCTGGTCTTAAATATAATGACATGCAAATGGTTTGATTCTGCCAACTCCTAGGGATCCACTGCTTTATACTGACTCAACGTTTCCCTGTTCCAGATGATGAACTGAGTTCAGTGGACTAGATTATGTGTGTTGGATGCAGTTAAACCTTCTCTTCCAGGTACTGGGTCCCCATGGTCCAGTATCTGATCAACCTGTGGTATTTTCTGTAACTGTCTAGTCGGGTACAAGTTCTAGGAGCTGAAATTGTCTGATCTTGccctccattttgtttttgccTTTTCCCGTAAACGGGCTGAAGAACAGCAAGTCAAGATGGCACCTTAGAACTCCAGGATGTCTTTGACTGTTTTGCCCAGAGACATACTGGAGGCCATCTTGCCCACAATTCCATTCTAAAACCCTGCTTACCCATAATGCTATATTTTATGTCTGTGTTGTGCATTGGGCCAGTAATGGTGGCCGTTGCCCCAGCAACAGCTAGCTCTCGGATAGGAAATCGACACTGTCTAATATATTAATGTCTATGCGGCAGCCCCTCGGTCCCTGTGGCTGCCAAAACCTCCTCACCCTTCCTTCATCTCTCTCAGAAGAAAGGATGCCTCTTCACTTCATCTAACATAGGGACAACAGAATTTTCATGTCCCTATTACTGAACGTTCGAACGTCATGTTTGTAGGCTTGTTGATTTTAAACACCGGTGAGCGACTGCTAACGAGGGGGTTGGATTTTAGTAGAGGCGATCACTCTACTAAACTAACAAGTTTTCCTTGCAATTTCTCTTTGTCTGGTGCGGCTGCATCCTAAGTGGACTTTTCCGAATACGCACTGGAATGGTGCATAtgtgtgttttgatttttctttcAATCTAAGACATGCTTGTGAGTGACCTGTAAATTATGCTCGTTAATGATGTCCCTGGTTACTTCCATCCCCCTCAATCCTGCTTGTGAGTCCTCCTCGTTTCCTTCAGCACATTCGCCTCCCCTCTTTATTCGTACACCAGGCTCTATGTCTCATGCTCAGTGATTAGAcatccctccctttctctctctctctctctctctcttccatatCTCACTTCTTTTCTTGtactctctttctccctccctcttttccATTCCTCGCTCCTCGGCTGCAAAAAAAGCGACAGATTTATGATGGCTGGTCCTTTGCAGCACTCTGAGGGAAATGCGGCAGAGGTAGAAAAGAgtcagagagagcgagggacagaaagacagcagaaataaaagaagagaaaagagagggaaaacgCGGGATGAAAACCGATCATGAGCGAGCGAGATAAATGGATTGTGGGAAAGGCGTAGAGGGAGGTAAAAGATCTATAGGGAGAACGGAGGAGAGAAAATTGGAATGAGGGAAGACAAAGGAAAAAGATTTTGGCTCTCATTTGACCAAGCAATTACACCCTTTGATATCTGTAATCTCTTAGCTGGAAAACAAAAGACCAGTTTAGTACTTTTcctttgtttgtctgtttacaAAAATCATAGCTTGTGTATTCAAccgtgttggttttttttttttccccccacaaaacTTTGCGTGACGCTTCGTCCCAGCTGAAAAGCATGTTCATTTACCAGCTAAGAGAAAACATCATAATATGTAGCAGCGAGTTGGGcagattcataacattttttttaaaaaaagaaaaagaaataagtaAACAACTGCACTTTTCTGAAAATGTGATAATTGTTTGTTTACAAAGGCTCATAGCTAGGTGAAAATTAGcattacacacacgcacacatttgtGTTAATGTTCCTACAACTGAAAATTTTGCAGCAATGTTTAAATATGTTACGGGAACACTCAGGAACCCTGTTACAAACATAACGTACAATTGATAGTGATGTTTAGGATTCCTTGGTGATGGATAACAGCGCTATCTATAGTAGTGTATGTGTAGTTTGAGAAGTTCTAGCTAGACAACTTTGTGCTCTTAGAAGTGGTGTGGGAGATGCTTAATGAccgctttaaaaaataaatattattattttgacgAAAGtgattctgaagtgttttagtAGCATCCATCCAGAAGGTGCAAGGACCCGTTCGTCCTCCTTTTTACATGCTGGCTCTTTTTCCTCTTGGAACTCCACGGATGTTCATTCACATCCCTTCGTTTTCAATGTGATTTAAAATATGAACAATGTTGAGAATTTTTTTCGACGGTATAGATTTCCCTTTGGATTTTGGTTCTATCTGGTTGCGTGACAGCCGCCCTGTTCGGCTCAGTGATCATTGAGTAGCTGATGCTTTAAAGCTAATTGCAAGTGAACAAGGAGAGCTAATTACACAccatataaattattttaaactcTACATGCAATAGACACTCAtgtatgcacacatacacacacacacacacacacacacacacacacacacattaaaaagtcatgcaaaataaataagca includes:
- the maml3 gene encoding mastermind-like protein 3 isoform X2; the encoded protein is MNKNEQLVHEICLSQVAVLLIYPPLQLQETVKRKLDSAQCRSPLNGDQNGICDGSYSPTTKRLHKEGNSGLDSLGTLPNSVPPISPLHQMDIKPTLPTGNNTTSNNAMGNGNAGTNHITGRAEDLGKNGGMPDIKLNGSLDLDDGFSLLKDMKQEPLDDATGIESSDTSLSNQNKLFSDINLNDQEWQELIDELANTVPEDDMHDLFNEDFEEKKEVGDFSRPTTEQTQNLQEPVPPPVATAPNNPSQTQGGQMGSPQVRPASSGPPFATAANGTPPQQPLQQSPAVAMASGSPASCIARSPQTPTQAQTQTARPGNGFMMNPGPGVGPPGSTPVAPVGPGAGTGSGPVPGPVPPTTELSPAEQLKQMAAQQQQRAKLIQQKQQSQAASWSPAGAPTSPYGGPFNPDKPNSPMMYPQGFNAPNSMVPKPGMNNYLPQNHMNMMNQQQQQQQSANMAAQNALNKQLSYNNTKPLSHFSGVDHMSQRMTPPMANQVKNPMMPYMQGTGGQGGGPPPSQGPMPGQTAHLTEEQKRMLMMKQKVLGQGLPYSTMQQHAQEQGMVGLPRQAAGIQPPHGGPGAVPSAGPNGAGPGGYLGNQQQQQAAMMKQMMAMEQEKRVQLHLMEQQKVQLLREQRQQHHHLLAEQLQQQQQQQHLPRQMSQAQRNPYPLQQFQGTQQEMAARNQALQSMRNARLLQQQQQQNQGMLQMAPVQNPGPMPTQGEMGMAYGSQAGTQAAMYQGMNSGMGQMLQPQHHPNQASMAMAQRPAGTGGQGIVGGGAGSGYGQGMMMNPALSQQQMKPAGQPMVKAQAQRLQSMMGGGGQGWPQQQNMQAMSGRTTNDMVAFNSNPAYAMQGGQPPRMPKQHFSQGMGGQGMVDPRAINPASMGGPMMPHMAGQPRTNQPRGMAMSGMGQAVPNMAAFGQGSTQAMAGAGPGGGAYMPSGQTQGYQRTPSQDLAYSYVGQSGTGSGVPFGLSDSAELDSTDGWMEEFFPSQ